A stretch of Oncorhynchus mykiss isolate Arlee chromosome 12, USDA_OmykA_1.1, whole genome shotgun sequence DNA encodes these proteins:
- the LOC110537870 gene encoding SET and MYND domain-containing protein 5 produces the protein MAAPQDDMFSLCVDPTKVSSCVEVRFIDKIKGKGLFAKKAIKKGDTIFIERPLVSAQFLWNSLYKYKACEFCLRALETAEDNARRLSGIPDLSLPHPELCKVHPELHQACPQCQVMYCSNECRQAAADQYHRALCLGTSQEDPNHPISKLKDAWRSMHYPPETSSIMLMARMVATVKQAQDKGHWQKLFSQFCSRAANEEEEIAHKLLGEKFQGQLTVLRTLFTTALYDDHLNRWFTPEGFRSLFSLVGTNGQGIGTSSLSQWVHACDALALTSQQREQLDSFIDQLYKDVEKETGDFLNCEGSGLFLLQSACNHSCIPNAAASFPSNNFLLHLSALSDISPGEEIGISYLDCCQCDRSRHSRHKILRDNYLFICSCPKCVSQMDELDLTSDEEEEEEEEGGEAEGDDMEDEMTDV, from the exons ATGGCTGCCCCCCAAGATGACATGTTTTCGCTCTGCGTCGACCCCACTAAAGTTAGCAGTTGTGTGGAAGTCCGATTTATTGACAAGATTAAG GGCAAGGGATTATTCGCCAAGAAGGCCATCAAGAAAGGAGACACAATTTTTATTGAGCGCCCTCTTGTCTCTGCCCAGTTCTTGTGGAATTCCCTGTACAAGTACAAAG CCTGTGAGTTTTGCTTGCGTGCTCTGGAGACAGCCGAGGATAATGCCCGTAGACTCAGTGGCATCCCTGACCTCAGTCTACCCCACCCCGAGCTGTGCAAAGTGCATCCAGAGCTGCACCAAGCTTGCCCACAATGCCAG GTGATGTACTGTAGCAACGAGTGTCGGCAGGCTGCGGCAGACCAGTACCATCGGGCCCTGTGCCTAGGCACCTCCCAAGAGGACCCAAACCACCCCATCAGCAAACTAAAGGATGCCTGGAG GAGCATGCACTACCCTCCTGAGACCTCCAGCATCATGCTCATGGCCAGGATGGTGGCCACTGTCAAACAG GCCCAGGACAAAGGGCACTGGCAGAAGCTGTTCTCTCAATTCTGCAGCCGTGCGGCCAACGAGGAGGAGGAGATTGCACATAAGCTGCTGGGAGAGAAGTTCCAG GGGCAGTTGACCGTACTACGAACCCTGTTTACAACGGCACTTTACGACGATCATCTCAATCGG TGGTTTACACCTGAGGGATTTCGTTCCCTCTTCTCCCTTGTGGGGACCAATGGACAGGGTATAGGTACCAG TTCTCTCAGCCAATGGGTTCATGCATGTGATGCTTTGGCGCTGACTAGCCAGCAGAGGGAGCAATTGGATTCCTTCATTGACCAACTATACAAGGATGTCGAGAAAG AGACCGGTGACTTTCTGAACTGCGAGGGTTCCGGGCTCTTCCTACTGCAAAGCGCAT GTAACCATAGCTGCATTCCGAATGCGGCGGCATCTTTCCCGAGCAACAACTTCTTGCTTCATCTCAGTGCCCTAAGTGACATCAGCCCTGGAGAG GAGATCGGTATCAGTTACTTGGACTGCTGTCAGTGTGACAGGAGCCGTCATAGCAGACACAAAATCCTGAG GGATAACTACCTGTTCATCTGCTCGTGTCCAAAATGTGTGTCTCAGATGGATGAGTTGGATCTGACGtcggacgaggaggaggaggaggaggaggaggggggggaggcCGAGGGGGATGACATGGAGGACGAGATGACGGACGTCTGA